In the genome of Yarrowia lipolytica chromosome 1B, complete sequence, the window CTCGGAGAACCTTTCTCTGCGGCCTCTGTCGCAGAAGTATCTTCACGCCTCGTTCGAATTCGAGGCTGAGTCCGAACCCTTCAACACCCACCCGGTCGCTCATCACGACGAGTTCCCCCGAATTCTCTCACAGATCATCACCCAGAGCGACGCGCGCGAAATCCACTTGCGGTTTGCCCAGGGATTTTGGGACGCCGAAGAATGGGGCGTTCTCCCACACAATGGAGCGTTTGCTGGCGGAACAGGAATCGAGGCTTGGGCCTGGATCGAGGCCTCATCCAAACAGGaagccaagaagaagtggtTCGGACTGGTCAACTCGCTGTCTGGACTTTTCTGCGCCTCGCTGAACTTCATTGACTCGGCCCACACAGTGGAGCCTCAGTTCACCTTTAAACAATCATCCACAGGTTCCAACGGAGCGAACGAAACCACAGCATACCTGTTCTCGGGCGCGCTTCCTGCTGAACCTGTCTGCACCGAAAACCTCACTCCTTTCATTCGACTGCTCCCTTGCAAGGGTAAGGCTGGaatctcttctcttcttgaCGGACACAAGATCTTCGACTCCCAGTGGCAAGGTATGGCCATTGACGTTCATCGAGAATGCACCGATGAGGAAGCCTGCAAGATGGTGCTCAAGCAGACTGTAGATGCCGTGGTCGATGTTCCTCGTCAATTAAGACGAAACAAGCACCCTATCCCCGTACCTCTTTACGGAACCGACTTCAGATGTGACACCTCCAAGCCCTATGCTAACGACTACATCTGTTTCCCTCTCGGTGACCCTACCGAGGTGTCCTGGAGTATCCGGGAGATCTTCGGGCGGCCTATTGAGGGAGCCTGTAGAATCGGACAGGGCTCCGTCAACCTGGACGTCCCTGACGGATGGAAGCTGCAGAGCAAGTCTGGTGAGGACGGTGAGATTCTGGACACCTATCCTACACTGTCTTTGGCTAACACTGACTCTCTGGACATCATTCTGTCGTCCGATAACGCCACCCATGTGTCCCCTGTGTCGTCTCCTCCTGTGTTTGCCCAGCGGTCTTTCTCTGGCCACGGACAACAACGAGGAGGTGTTCGAACCGCCTTCACCAACCCTTCTTCCGAGCCCGTCACCTTCATCTACTCGGAAACTCTGCCCTGGTTCATGCGGTTCTACTTCCACACCATGAAGCTCAAGAATGTGGATGGAGTTTGGAGAAGAGTCCGAGGGCACGTTTGAGGTGCTACAATACTCCAAGTCTGTGGACCGAAAGAAACCCACGCACTTTGAGCTCAAGATGACTATCCCAGCTCGTTATTCCGCTACTCTGGGCtacgactttgacaagtCCATGCTATATCTCGCTGAATACCCTCCAGATGCCAACCACGGGTTCTCCATTCCCCCCGGTGTGCTCACCGTTGTAGACTCCAATGGTACCCATACCATGAGCACTCGAACTACAGCCCTGATTCTGTCTTTGCCTACTCCTGATTTCTCCATGCCCTACAACGTCATCATTCTGACTTCCACGGTGATTGCGTTGGCGTTCGGCTCAGTCTTTTCGCTGCTGCTTAAGCGAGTGCTGTCTCAGGAGCAGGCCGACTACTTGTCTTCTCAGACTCCTctgaagaagctgctggccaagttcaagagaaaaaaagtgaccaaggagaagaagaaccagtAGTACTTACATAATATAATGATGACTTACGTTTGTTAGAGCAGTTTTAATTATACTAAATTCTATTACGAGTATTGCAAGGGGGCGTGGCtagaagaagaaggccaagaaaaAGGCAACTATGACAAACCTACCAATTGAAAGAGCATTGGCTGCGGAAGTCTTATCTTTCTTAACCTGTCGCTTTGTAATTGCCTGACCTCGACTCTTGTACAGAGTCTGAGTGTCGAGCAGAGAGTTGTCTGATGACACCACAAAAGAGTGAGTCAGATGAGTGGCATTGTGGACAGTAAATTTGGACCAGCCGTACTGAGTGTCCTGCCAGTAAGCCAGCCACGGCTCGTCTGTTTTTTTGGCGGTGTCCAGACCGTCGTAgtgtccagcagctccatTTACAATGTACCAAGGAGCCTTGGGATTATTGAGTCCGTTGGGGTCGATATTTCCCTTGTCATCAATAGGGTGGATTCGGTTGTACAGGTGTCGGTGGCCAAGCAACACAAGATCAACTCCGTACTTGTTGAATGTCTTCTCGAATGCTGCCTGACATTCGAGACATCTGTGCTTCTTCTTAGCAGCAACGTACCAGGGTCGGTGTCCCATGGCAATTACCCAGGGAGTTTTAGACCGGTCAACGTTTTTGAGATCGTTCTTCAGCCACGCAATCtgctctccatcttctccaaacTCGCCAGAGTCCATGTTGTCTGATCCACCGACGGAATCTGGACCCGGCCCGTACTTTCCCAAGTCCGTTTCAGTGTTGAAGTTCACAAAGTGTACCAGACCGTAATCGAACGAGTACCAGAAGGGTCCCACGCCTCCAGACTCGCTATCGGGCATCCTAAAGTGGTTGATGATACCTGTAAAGTTTCGCTGACCCTCAAAACACGTCTGCACAGTATATCCACTGGTTCCTCCGTTGTCGCAATTGCTCTCATGGTTTCCAGGTCCAACCATGTACGGTTTGAAGGAAGTAATATGCTGCATCTGCTGGTAATAAGTGTTCAGCAGAGCTTCATAAGTCTGGACGCCATTCTTGAATAGGGTGTCGGTATCCCGAGTATTGACTCCCGTGTCAATGTATCCCTctagctcctccttgagccaGTAATCCGCATAGGCCAGGTCTCCCGGGTGCAGGAGGAAGTCAAAGTTGTCAATGTTTTGCAGCAGGGAGTCCATTGTGTTTTGTTCGCCGGGAGCAAGAGGGTTACTTGCTCCATTGCCAACCTTGGTACTCAGCCCGTAAGGCCCCATGACCCCGAGATCAATGGCAGCGGCAAACGTAAACTCCTTGGTGTTTCCAGCCTTTCGGGCGGTTTTGAAGTTATAGATTTCCGATTCGGGAGCTCCACCGACACGGTAGTAGTACACACGGTCACTCTCGAGACCTTCGATGCGAACATGATGGTTCCAGGTGGTGGATGTGTCATAGGTGTTGGAATCACCGGTGGATTTGCTGTTCAGTTGGTTCTTGTCTGTGCCATAATACACCGTCGGCTGATATCCTGGCTTGCCGTAGGTGTTCCAAGACACGACAGCCGCGTCCTGTTTGCCTGCAAAGGCCACTCGATACTGCACGGGTTGCAGCACGTTTTGAGGAACTGGGTTGGACACATCAGGGAGCGCCAGGACTGCTGTAGCCAGATAAACGAGACCGCTGAACTTCATGCTCACGATATTTCGACTGTACAGGTTGCTATCAGGATGACAAACAGCCGTTTCTGAATGGCTAGGTCCGCCGATTTCGAAGTCCAACTTACTCCACCCCGTCTTAGCAGAACTCTAAATAACAGACAAAGATTGGATAAGGTGGGTCAAGATGTGGTACATCTTTGGAGTCCTCGGAGGTAGGATTTGTGGGAACTAAAAAGAATAAGAACCTTGCCTGTATATTTGTGAGCGATCCCAACTCTGTGAGGCTCTCTCCTACACCTACCGGGCACATATGACGCTACTTATACCTGCCCAATTGTGCAAGCCAAGCCTTTTTCAGGAACCAAAATAAATAGAATTCACACAAGGAAGCGGGATTTATAGACAAGGAAGCTGTGTGACGCTATAACGGCGGGAACGGCTAAAGTTAGGACCAGCATCTGACTCCCCTGACTGAAACTGAGAAATTCTTccgctcacgtgaccctcTCTTTATGATTTCTTTTCCTCCCTTACCCCAGTTTCACCTTGCGACTCCGCCTCTTCCCCTCTATCTCTCATGCAATTTACACATGACACCTGCATATATTGTGTCTCTCTCCttgagtatatatataaaagTCGAGCGTTTTTCAGCGTCCCCACATAACCATCATGTCCCTGCTAC includes:
- a CDS encoding uncharacterized protein (Truncated form of YALI0B20746g, similar to Saccharomyces cerevisiae GPI16 (YHR188C); ancestral locus Anc_5.47, similar to uniprot|P38875 Saccharomyces cerevisiae YHR188c) — protein: MKLSILLCLALVACVLGYSENLSLRPLSQKYLHASFEFEAESEPFNTHPVAHHDEFPRILSQIITQSDAREIHLRFAQGFWDAEEWGVLPHNGAFAGGTGIEAWAWIEASSKQEAKKKWFGLVNSLSGLFCASLNFIDSAHTVEPQFTFKQSSTGSNGANETTAYLFSGALPAEPVCTENLTPFIRLLPCKGKAGISSLLDGHKIFDSQWQGMAIDVHRECTDEEACKMVLKQTVDAVVDVPRQLRRNKHPIPVPLYGTDFRCDTSKPYANDYICFPLGDPTEVSWSIREIFGRPIEGACRIGQGSVNLDVPDGWKLQSKSGEDGEILDTYPTLSLANTDSLDIILSSDNATHVSPVSSPPVFAQRSFSGHGQQRGGVRTAFTNPSSEPVTFIYSETLPWFMRFYFHTMKLKNVDGVWRRVRGHV
- a CDS encoding uncharacterized protein (Compare to YALI0B20768g, similar to DEHA0A00979g Debaryomyces hansenii IPF 65.1), which translates into the protein MKFSGLVYLATAVLALPDVSNPVPQNVLQPVQYRVAFAGKQDAAVVSWNTYGKPGYQPTVYYGTDKNQLNSKSTGDSNTYDTSTTWNHHVRIEGLESDRVYYYRVGGAPESEIYNFKTARKAGNTKEFTFAAAIDLGVMGPYGLSTKVGNGASNPLAPGEQNTMDSLLQNIDNFDFLLHPGDLAYADYWLKEELEGYIDTGVNTRDTDTLFKNGVQTYEALLNTYYQQMQHITSFKPYMVGPGNHESNCDNGGTSGYTVQTCFEGQRNFTGIINHFRMPDSESGGVGPFWYSFDYGLVHFVNFNTETDLGKYGPGPDSVGGSDNMDSGEFGEDGEQIAWLKNDLKNVDRSKTPWVIAMGHRPWYVAAKKKHRCLECQAAFEKTFNKYGVDLVLLGHRHLYNRIHPIDDKGNIDPNGLNNPKAPWYIVNGAAGHYDGLDTAKKTDEPWLAYWQDTQYGWSKFTVHNATHLTHSFVVSSDNSLLDTQTLYKSRGQAITKRQVKKDKTSAANALSIGRFVIVAFFLAFFF
- a CDS encoding uncharacterized protein (Truncated form of YALI0B20746g, similar to Saccharomyces cerevisiae GPI16 (YHR188C); ancestral locus Anc_5.47, similar to uniprot|P38875 Saccharomyces cerevisiae YHR188c); translated protein: MTIPARYSATLGYDFDKSMLYLAEYPPDANHGFSIPPGVLTVVDSNGTHTMSTRTTALILSLPTPDFSMPYNVIILTSTVIALAFGSVFSLLLKRVLSQEQADYLSSQTPLKKLLAKFKRKKVTKEKKNQ